TCCGCGTCGTTCCAGGAGACGAATATAACGGGGTGGTCCGCCTTCTCCGGCGGGTAGCTCTTCCCCTCCCGGTTCTCCTCCCAGTTACTCGGGGGCGGATGGCCGGCGTCCACAAAGCTCTTATACTCTTTATTGGTGAGCTCCAGCCTGTCTATGTAGAACTCGTTTACGTACACGACATGGGCGGGCTTTTCGTCCCTCAACCTGTCGTCGCTGCCCATGAGGAACTCGCCGGCGGGTATGAAGACCATGTCCCCCGTGTCCGGGTCTGGTCCGGCCGCCACCGCCCTCTCGGCGGCCTCGGCCACTGCGGTAACCCCACCCCCCCCGCCCGTGCCGGTATCCGCCTTGTAGGGATGGCCGGCCATGCCGTGGCAGGCAAGGCATTGCTTGAGCTTCTGCGCGTCCTCCTTTTTATACCTGGGGTTCCTGTGGCAGCCGCTGCAGTCATCCGCATAAGCCTCGCCGGAGAAGAAGAGAGAGGCCGGCAAGAGCACCGCGAGAGCGAGGAGTTTTAGCGTCATGGCTCTATCCATATTATCTAAAACCCGGCGCGACCTGTCTGAGCTTCTCGTCGGAGACCACCCCTTCGAAGCGGCAGTTGCAGAGTTCGCGCAGGTAGCCGATAAGGGTTTTTATTTCCTCGTCGGTAAGGGTCGCCCTCCAGGGCGGCATGATGGACGATTTGGCTACACTCGTCCCGCCTCCCCTTATGACGTCATTCAGGTTCTCGTCGGATCTCGTGGACATGAAAAGCGTATCGGTGTGGTCCCTGGGGTTTACCTTCAAGTCGGGCGTGGAGTTAATGCCGTCACCCCTGCCCTCGATGCCGTGACACTGGCTGCACCACTGGAGATAGAGCCTCCGCCCCTCCCCCCCCTCCCCCCCCTCTTCTCCGGGGTCGGCGCCCGGTCCGGCGGAGGCGAAAGAAGGCGGCAGGGAGGCAAAAAGATATATGAGAAAAAGGAACGGGACGAATAGCCCTTTGCCGGGGAATGACATCATCTAACTATATAAAATACTTGTTTTTTAAAACGTTGTCAAGGAATTGGGGTTGGGAGGGGGGGAGGGGGTAGAGCTTCAATATCGGTGATCGGGAGCTATATTCCTTCAGCGGGGAGGTAGAGGAGTAAAGGGCTCACCCTTCCCCGACCACCTTATTCACCAGCGCGACCAGCTCCTTGATGTTGTACGGCTTTGCTATGGCGCCGGTGAAGCCGTACTTCTCGTACTCCTCCATCATGGGGTCGCGGGCATAGCCGCTCGAGACGATCGCCCGTACATCCGGGTCCAGTTCGAGGAGCTTCTTTATGGCCTCCTTGCCGCCCATCCCGCCGGGGATGGTAAGGTCCATGATAACGACATTGAAGGTACGCGCGTCCTCCTTTTCCCTTCTGTACTTTTCAACCGCTTCGGCGCCGTCGCCAGCGAACTCCGTCTCGTAACCGGCGGCGCCCAGCACCTCGCCTATAAGCTCCCTTATGGTCGCCTCATCGTCCATCACAAGGACCCTCGGTTTATCGGCATTGGACATACGGGCAACACTCCTTACGTTCCATGATAGTTCATTATGTGGTGCCGGAGGCGGGGGTCGAACCCGCACGGCCTCGCGGCCACGGGATTTTGAGTCCCGCGCGTCTACCAGTTTCACCACTCCGGCACTGCCTTCTACCCCTAACATAGCTCCCCCCCACTGTCAAGGGTAAAGAGCCCCGCAGGTCAATTCCCCCCGCCATTTCAATAACTTAGGTTGAACCCGCATCACCTTTGGTTTATTAAAGCTGTTTTTCCGGTTGCTATGGCCCCTCAGGGAGGTATATACTACGTGCATGATAAGCACAGAGGAGATACTCCGAAGGCTCAGGAACTTAAGGGAGGAGCGATTTCTCAGGCAGGAGTCTCTGGCCGGGCAATTGGGGATCGACAGGAGCACATACGCCAGAAAGGAGGGGGGGGACATACCCATAACCACCGGCGAGTGGCTCAAGCTCGCCGAGATCATGGGTGCGGACATATCATACTTTTTCGGCCCCCCGCCCCCCCCTCCCCCCCCGACCACTGCCGCCGGAGGCAACGTCGACGGAACGCAGGGGAAGCTGCTGCTTCAGCTCTACAACTCCCTGAGCCCGGAGGAGAGGCAAGACCTCGTCGCGGGCATACACCTTCTTCTCAAGGGCATAAGGAAGAAGAAGGTCCGGGAGGCCCTGGAGAGGCTCGTAGAGGCGCGTTGAGCCGGTCCCGCCCGTAAGGGGACCACGTACGTACGCCGCCGGCACGGACCCGTTACCGCTCAAACGGTCCTTGCCCTGGTTTGCGGGTGTGCTTGACACGCACCACTAAATAGTGTATAATACTTCACTCTAAATTACCTGCAACGGAGTACCCGAAATGCTGCTTCTCGATAACTCAAAAGTAAGGGTGGAGTACAGCCCGCTGGACTCAAGGCTCTACATCTTCAAAGGCGGCCGTTACGTGGGTTCGGAGTACTTGCTTGAGTGCGTGCGTCACCTCCTGGATGACGACCCGCTTGAGGAGTACGAAAGGGAAGAGCTGCATTCCGGAGACTATATGGTGTAGGGGGTACACCCCCTACATCCCTGCACCCCCTTGCACCCCACACCCCCCGTCTGCTTCGACGGCACTCACGGATAGTGCCTTACCTGTTGTCTTCTTCCACGGCGTTGCCGAGCCTTTCGAATATCCCGGGGATCGCCGATATCACCCTGTTCCAGTTGGGTATGAGAGGTGCGCCCAGCGGGTTTTCCATCGCCGTCTTCGCGGCCATATCTATGGCCCTGGTAAAGGCGTCCACGGCCATGGCCTCACCGTGCCTGTCGAACATCAGCCCGTTTATCGCCGCGTCCCCCTCGTACCTTATGAGCGTATCCTCGGCGAGTTTCCGGTAGGTGGCCCTGAGCGAGTTGAAGAACCCGTCGGAGAAGACTATGCCCTCGGAGGCGAGGCTCCTGAATATCGACTTGGCTATGTCCACGGACATCTTCATGAGCCCGGTTGTGGGGTCGTCTGCCGAAAGTTTCTGGTGCTTGTGCTCGTAGTTCTCGGCTATGTCGACCTGGCATACCCTCTTAGGTGAATAGTTCCTGTGGACTTCGGCGAGCACCCCCACCTCGAGCCCCCAGTCCCACGGTATACGGTTCACCCTCGCGAGCTCCGCTATCATGCAGAACTCACCGGCAAGGGGATAGCGGAAGCTGTCGAAGAACTCGAGCAGCGGATGGGGCCCGACTATCTTCCCGAGCGACCTCACCAGCGGTATCACGAAGAGCCGCGTGACCCTGCCGTGAAGCCTGTCGGTGACCCTCGCGTAGTAGCCCTTGCAGAAGAGATAATCGAGCCCCGGGGTCACCACCGGATAGCATAGCCTTGCCAGAAGCTCTCTCGAGTAACTCAGGATGTCGCAGTCGTGGAGCGCTATGACGTCGCACTTGCCGCTGGCAAGCACGTACCCGTATGACAGCCACGCGCTCCTGCCCTTGCCGTCCTTGCCCGCGCCCACGCCTTCCCGGTCGAAGGTCGCGAAGATATCGCTCATCCTCTCGCCGCCGGTGTGGATCACCTTTACGTCCTGTGGGAGGACGCTCATGAGCTCCTTCACCCGGACGAACTCCTCGTCGGTGGCGGGGCCTAGCGCGAGTATGACCTCCTTTACGAACTTTACCTTCTTGAGCTCCTCCACTATGCCCTTCATGGCCTCGCTCTCGACGTCCGAGTAGAGGGCGGGAAGGACCAGGGCCACGGGCCTCACCATGGCGTAGAGTTCGAGCTCCGTCTCGAGCCTTTCGAGGTTAGGCTTGCCGAGCCTGTGAAGCGTGGTTATAAGACCGCTGTGATAGAAGTCCGACACGAGGAACCTCCTTAAACGGTTATCGGGTTTTCATCTTTCACTGATAACGGGCAACTGAAGACCGGTACTGTCTCTTATTCCGTGCTACCTCACCCTGAGGGTGTTTCCCTTTCACGACGACCGTTGGAGGGTATTCGATACCAATACCGTATTTGGCCGCCTTATGGCATTAACCGTGCTACCTCCCCCTGAGCCATTCCAGGAAGGGCCTGACCTCGTCCTGGGAGTTGAGGTAAAAGTCCGCCTCGTCGTCCATGCCGCCGACAAAGA
The DNA window shown above is from Thermodesulfobacteriota bacterium and carries:
- a CDS encoding response regulator; translation: MSNADKPRVLVMDDEATIRELIGEVLGAAGYETEFAGDGAEAVEKYRREKEDARTFNVVIMDLTIPGGMGGKEAIKKLLELDPDVRAIVSSGYARDPMMEEYEKYGFTGAIAKPYNIKELVALVNKVVGEG
- a CDS encoding SUMF1/EgtB/PvdO family nonheme iron enzyme, which translates into the protein MDRAMTLKLLALAVLLPASLFFSGEAYADDCSGCHRNPRYKKEDAQKLKQCLACHGMAGHPYKADTGTGGGGGVTAVAEAAERAVAAGPDPDTGDMVFIPAGEFLMGSDDRLRDEKPAHVVYVNEFYIDRLELTNKEYKSFVDAGHPPPSNWEENREGKSYPPEKADHPVIFVSWNDADAYCRWRGKRLPREREWEKAARGTDGRIYPWGNEWDLDKSNNPLRGHEGTMPAGSIEEGKNQFGLYEMSGNVWEWVDDHYFPHPGSDYVSPEFGRKYRLLKGGSWWDCMFYGCGISAPAYNRAFFDATTKNDSFGFRCAADAK
- a CDS encoding helix-turn-helix domain-containing protein produces the protein MISTEEILRRLRNLREERFLRQESLAGQLGIDRSTYARKEGGDIPITTGEWLKLAEIMGADISYFFGPPPPPPPPTTAAGGNVDGTQGKLLLQLYNSLSPEERQDLVAGIHLLLKGIRKKKVREALERLVEAR
- a CDS encoding glycosyl transferase, with translation MSDFYHSGLITTLHRLGKPNLERLETELELYAMVRPVALVLPALYSDVESEAMKGIVEELKKVKFVKEVILALGPATDEEFVRVKELMSVLPQDVKVIHTGGERMSDIFATFDREGVGAGKDGKGRSAWLSYGYVLASGKCDVIALHDCDILSYSRELLARLCYPVVTPGLDYLFCKGYYARVTDRLHGRVTRLFVIPLVRSLGKIVGPHPLLEFFDSFRYPLAGEFCMIAELARVNRIPWDWGLEVGVLAEVHRNYSPKRVCQVDIAENYEHKHQKLSADDPTTGLMKMSVDIAKSIFRSLASEGIVFSDGFFNSLRATYRKLAEDTLIRYEGDAAINGLMFDRHGEAMAVDAFTRAIDMAAKTAMENPLGAPLIPNWNRVISAIPGIFERLGNAVEEDNR
- a CDS encoding cytochrome c produces the protein MMSFPGKGLFVPFLFLIYLFASLPPSFASAGPGADPGEEGGEGGEGRRLYLQWCSQCHGIEGRGDGINSTPDLKVNPRDHTDTLFMSTRSDENLNDVIRGGGTSVAKSSIMPPWRATLTDEEIKTLIGYLRELCNCRFEGVVSDEKLRQVAPGFR